Within the Fibrobacter sp. UWR4 genome, the region CAGGATATATTTTTCTTGCCATCTTTTCAATTTTTGTGATTTTCAATTCAAAAATGACAAAAAAAAATGTCGTACGTTTTTTAGGCATCGGACTTGCAATTGTTTTTTCATGTTTTGCAATTTTTTCATCTGACACAATCCAAAAAAAATTTGACCAAAAAGGAGAAAAGGGGTCATCTTACGAAATAAGACAAGCAGACAATTTAGCAATGCTACAAATGACAATTGAACGTCCATTCGTTGGCTATGGCATTGTTTCCAATGAATTTAGGCAAAGAGGAAAAGTTTTAGGAAACGTGACGTCAAGTAACGGACCACTTGCAATCACTTCTCAAATTGGAATACCCTTTTTTCTTCTATTACTATTTTTCAACCATAAAGCGCTAAAACAGTTGCACTACAAAAGAGCGAAACTCTTATTATTCATGATTATTTTATTAAACTCGTCCGAAGTTTTTTTCTATTTCCCTCTTTTCTTCATTTT harbors:
- a CDS encoding O-antigen ligase; translated protein: MNIFSVYLMLATGALLTFQSINFESLKHAFLNVVTVIATTGLALFLLHSLDLLPTVHVYKHGSSIPYMMFAFNNFGWFNSFNRLAGPYWEPGAFQIILNYTLLIFFEDLSKLRLAKNDALKLLIIVFAVIMTKSTTGYIFLAIFSIFVIFNSKMTKKNVVRFLGIGLAIVFSCFAIFSSDTIQKKFDQKGEKGSSYEIRQADNLAMLQMTIERPFVGYGIVSNEFRQRGKVLGNVTSSNGPLAITSQIGIPFFLLLLFFNHKALKQLHYKRAKLLLFMIILLNSSEVFFYFPLFFIFIFINKTHNEVEK